Sequence from the Actinocatenispora sera genome:
GCAGCGGCTGGAACACCACGACCAGCCGGCCGTCGCCGGTGACCTCGCGCAGCGTGGACAGCGCGGCGGTCATCGACACCGGGTGGTACGCGTACTCGTCGTAGACCCGGACGCCGTCGGCGGTGCCCTTGTGCTCGAACCGGCGGCGTACCCCCGGGAACGCGGCCAGCGCCTCGGCGACCGCGGCGAACTCGACGTCCAGCTTGACCGCGGTCAGCAGCGCGGCCGCGCTGTTGAGCCCCAGGTGTCGACCGGGCGTCGGCAGGGTGACCTCGCCGAGCTCGACGCCGTCGAGTACCGCGGTGTAGCGCACGCCGCCGATCGCGGAGGTCAGGTCGGCCAGGCGCAGGTCGGCGTCCGCGGACTCGCCGTAGGTGTAGACGGTGCGACCCTCGCCGCGCATCCGGTCGGCCAGCTGCCGGCTGCCCTCGTCGTCCGCGCAGGCGACCAGGAACCCGTCCGGGGTGATGCCGCGGCAGAACTCGGCGAACCCGTCCTGCAGCCCGGCCAGGTCGCCGTAGGTGTTGAGGTGGTCGCCGCGCACGTTCGTGACGATCGCCGCGTGCGGCCGGTACCGCAGTAAGGAGCGGTCCGACTCGTCGGCCTCGATGACGAAGAACTCGCCGGAGCCGTGGTGCGCGTTCGAACCGGCCTCGGAGATCTCGCCGCCGATCACGAACGAGGGATCCAACCCGCAGTGCTGCAGCACCAGGG
This genomic interval carries:
- the murC gene encoding UDP-N-acetylmuramate--L-alanine ligase; translation: MPPSAEDLGRVHLIGIGGVGMSGLARLLLSRGIPTTGSELREWPTLAGLRALGGVIHDTHSEANLDGIDTVVYSTAIPADHVELAEARRRGLRVLHRSEALAAAMVGRTGIAVAGTQGKTTTTSMVTLVLQHCGLDPSFVIGGEISEAGSNAHHGSGEFFVIEADESDRSLLRYRPHAAIVTNVRGDHLNTYGDLAGLQDGFAEFCRGITPDGFLVACADDEGSRQLADRMRGEGRTVYTYGESADADLRLADLTSAIGGVRYTAVLDGVELGEVTLPTPGRHLGLNSAAALLTAVKLDVEFAAVAEALAAFPGVRRRFEHKGTADGVRVYDEYAYHPVSMTAALSTLREVTGDGRLVVVFQPLRLYRTRELQAEIAQALAIADEAIVMEVFGPGETRGPGEGGRPLTDAVPLPDGHKVFVPSWSDVAAEVLRRSRPGDLVVTMGAPPISMMGDELLAALAERSGSADAAG